A window of Castanea sativa cultivar Marrone di Chiusa Pesio chromosome 1, ASM4071231v1 contains these coding sequences:
- the LOC142636554 gene encoding protein NRT1/ PTR FAMILY 6.2-like — translation MGRIGAVESSSLTAGDRTVADGGGGGGGVVVAAEVDFNLLEEEFQVQLALAISASDLDSREDPETTQIDAAKLISLGIEICERFATMAIIVNLVTYLVGTMHLPSASASNFASTSGGTVYLLSLFGGIVADSFLGQYWMIAIAATIRAGIVNRDNKLGNVWLGTDQFDQNDDKEKAQMAHFFAGSTLLSLCTLLAIVLVYLQDQVGRSWAYGICSASMTLALLVFLLGTKRYRYKQRLGTPIVQILQVIVADVKKRKVAYPSNDSALYEDLSQESRIYHTDKFRYVTIRIAA, via the exons ATGGGGAGAATCGGCGCCGTTGAGTCTTCGTCTTTGACGGCGGGTGATCGGACGGTTGccgatggtggtggtggtggtggtggtgttgttgttgctgctgagGTGGATTTCAATCTGTTGGAGGAGGAGTTTCAGGTACAGTTAGCCCTAGCGATTAGCGCTTCCGATCTCGATTCGCGTGAGGATCCCGAGACCACTCAGATCGACGCCGCGAAGCTGATTAGTCTTG GAATTGAAATATGCGAGAGATTTGCCACAATGGCAATAATTGTGAACCTCGTGACATATTTAGTTGGCACAATGCATCTTCCTAGCGCAAGTGCTTCCAATTTTGCATCAACATCAGGGGGCACAGTATATCTTCTAAGCTTGTTTGGAGGCATTGTTGCAGATTCTTTCTTAGGCCAATATTGGATGATAGCCATTGCTGCTACAATTCGTGCAGGG ATTGTCAACCGGGATAATAAATTAGGGAACGT GTGGCTTGGAACAGACCAATTTGATCAAAATGATGATAAGGAAAAGGCTCAAATGGCACATTTCTTCGCAGGTTCTACTTTGTTATCACTGTGTACCTTATTGGCTATAGTACTTGTGTACTTACAAGATCAAGTTGGAAGAAGCTGGGCATATGGGATTTGCTCGGCCTCAATGACACTTGCTCTCTTGGTCTTTCTACTGGGTACTAAAAGATATAGGTACAAGCAACGTTTAGGAACTCCTATAGTTCAAATTCTTCAAGTTATAGTGGCTGAtgtaaagaaaaggaaggtagCGTATCCATCTAATGATAGTGCCTTATATGAAGACCTTTCTCAAGAATCAAGAATATATCATACAGATAAGTTTCGGTATGTGACCATTAGAATTGCTGCTTAA